The following proteins are co-located in the Trichormus variabilis 0441 genome:
- a CDS encoding AbrB/MazE/SpoVT family DNA-binding domain-containing protein yields MEITKISNEGQVIIPEELLKASGWEIGQELIAINMGDGILLKPKKPFAETTLNDVAGCLKYQGALKSLEDMNDAICQGIEEL; encoded by the coding sequence ATGGAAATAACCAAAATATCAAATGAAGGACAAGTGATTATTCCTGAAGAATTACTAAAAGCTTCAGGCTGGGAAATCGGACAGGAATTAATAGCAATTAATATGGGTGATGGGATTCTTCTCAAACCAAAGAAACCCTTTGCAGAAACTACACTAAATGATGTTGCAGGCTGTTTAAAATATCAAGGCGCACTCAAATCTTTAGAAGATATGAATGATGCCATCTGTCAAGGTATTGAGGAATTATGA